The DNA window CGCCAGCTCTTCATCCAACGTCGCCAGCCGCTCTTGCCGCTGCGCCTGTTGATGGCGCTGCTGGCCAGCGACGAGGAATCCCGCCAACAACAGCACCGTAACCTGCAACAGCAACACGCACAGCCAGAAATAGCCGCGCCGTCGGTCACGGCGTTGCCGCCAGGGCAGAAAGTTGACCTGATACATCAGCGGTCCTCCTCGCGCAGCGCCAGACCGCCGGCCAACGCGAACGCCGGGGGATGCGTAGGCAACGGCGGACGCAGCTGCGTGAAGGCGCTAAGCGGTGACCAGGAAAGACAGCCGGCGGGCAGAGATCCCGCCAGCACGCCGCCGGCATAGATCGGCCGATCGTCGCCTGGCGGCGACTGGGATTGCAGCGCCCGCAACGCCTGCGCGCCATCGTCGCCCGGCGCCAGGCCAAAGGCGAACGCGCCGTCGGCCGGCGCCACCCACAGCCATTCTCGTTCGAGACGGTGCATCAGCCCCGCAGCGATCGGCACGCCCGCCGCCGTCGCCATCATTCGCAGCGCGCAGGGCGTGATATCGACCGCTTGCGGATGCAGACCAGCCTGGCGCAGACAATGCAGCCACTGCTGCAGCTCCTGTCGCCGCGCGGCGGTCAACAACAACGCCGCCTCATCCGCCGGCGCGGCGCGATAATCGAGCGCCAGCGTCTGGCCATCGAGCGGAAACTGTTTTAAACCGTGGCCGCAGATATAGTCGCTGCGCTCCGGCTCGCGCAGTCGCGCGTCCGGCTGCGCCATGCGCTGCTGCAACACTCGCTGCGCCGGCAGGGCAATGCGTAAGGAAATATGTCGCGGCAGTTGAACGCGCCATTGCCGCAGCGCACGGGTAAGGAATTCTGAAGGTGCCAGGCAGCCGTCGCGTAAAACCGCCTGCGGCAGCGCCTGTTGCCACCAGTGACGCAACTGCCAGCCATTGCGGCGACGCTGAACCGCCATCGCCCGCACGCAGTCGATTTGTATATCCAGCCCCACCTGCCATGCTTGAGGGAACATGTTTCGCAAGCCTCCATAACATCAGATGATAAAAGAACATATCCATGTCGCAGGCTTGCCTTTATACTACCGCGCGGTTGTTTATAAACTGCCCAAATGACTAAGAAATGGGAAATCTCAGGTGAAGTTCGTAAAGTATTTACTAATCCTTGCAGTATGTTGCATCGTGCTGGGAGCAGCCTCGATTTTCGGCTTGTACAAATATGTCGAGCCGCAGCTGCCCGACGTTGCAACGCTGAAAGACGTGCGGCTGCAGATACCGATGCAGGTCTACAGCGCCGATGGCGAACTGATCGCCCAGTACGGCGAGAAGCGCCGCATTCCGCTGAAACTGGATCAAATTCCGCCGGTAATGGTGCACGCGTTTATCGCCACCGAAGACAGCCGCTTCTATGATCACCACGGCGTGGATCCGGTCGGTATCTTCCGTGCCGCCTCCATCGCGTTGGTCTCCGGCCACGCTTCACAGGGGGCCAGTACCATTACCCAACAGCTGGCGCGTAACTTCTTCTTAAGCCCGGAACGCACCCTGATGCGTAAAATCAAGGAAGCCTTCCTGGCGGTGCGCATCGAGCAGATGCTCACCAAGGATGAAATCCTTGAGCTGTATCTGAACAAGATCTATCTGGGTTACCGCGCCTACGGCGTGGGCGCCGCCGCGCAGGTCTATTTCGGCAAAGACGTCAGCCAGCTCACCCTGAGCGAAATGGCGACCATCGCCGGTCTGCCGAAAGCGCCGTCCACCTTTAACCCGCTCTATTCGCACGATCGCGCCGTTGCCCGTCGCAATGTGGTGCTGTCGCGCATGCTGGACGAGCATTACATCACGCAGGCGCAGTACGATCAGGCTCGTAGCGAAGATTTGGTCGCCAACTACCATGCGCCGGAAATCAGCTTCTCCGCACCTTATCTCTCCGAGATGGTGCGCCAGGAGATGATCAAGCGCTACGGTGAAAACGCCTATACCGACGGCTACAAGGTTTACACCACCGTCACCAAGCGGCTGCAGCTGGCGGCGCAGGAGTCGGTGCGCAACAACGTGCTGGCCTATGACATGCGCCACGGCTATCGCGGCCCGTCCAACGTGCTGTGGAAAGTCGGCGAAGCGGCCTGGGATCGCAAACAGATTATCGATTCGCTGAAAAACCTGCCGAACTACGGCCCGCTGGCGCCGGCGGTGATCACCGCCGCCAACCCGCAGGAAGCGACGGCGATGCTGGCCGACGGCAGCAGCATTGCCTTGCCGATGGCCACCATGCGCTGGGCGCGGCCATACCGTTCAGACACGCAGCAGGGCCCAACGCCGAAACGCGTCACCGACGTCGTGCAGGCCGGCCAGCAAGTGTGGGTGCGTAAAGTGAACGAAGCCTGGTGGCTGTCGCAGGTGCCGGACGTCAACTCGGCGCTGGTCTCCATCAACCCGAACGACGGCGCGGTAAAAGCGCTGGTCGGCGGCTTCGAC is part of the Serratia surfactantfaciens genome and encodes:
- the pilM gene encoding type IV pilus biogenesis protein PilM; translation: MFPQAWQVGLDIQIDCVRAMAVQRRRNGWQLRHWWQQALPQAVLRDGCLAPSEFLTRALRQWRVQLPRHISLRIALPAQRVLQQRMAQPDARLREPERSDYICGHGLKQFPLDGQTLALDYRAAPADEAALLLTAARRQELQQWLHCLRQAGLHPQAVDITPCALRMMATAAGVPIAAGLMHRLEREWLWVAPADGAFAFGLAPGDDGAQALRALQSQSPPGDDRPIYAGGVLAGSLPAGCLSWSPLSAFTQLRPPLPTHPPAFALAGGLALREEDR
- the mrcA gene encoding peptidoglycan glycosyltransferase/peptidoglycan DD-transpeptidase MrcA gives rise to the protein MKFVKYLLILAVCCIVLGAASIFGLYKYVEPQLPDVATLKDVRLQIPMQVYSADGELIAQYGEKRRIPLKLDQIPPVMVHAFIATEDSRFYDHHGVDPVGIFRAASIALVSGHASQGASTITQQLARNFFLSPERTLMRKIKEAFLAVRIEQMLTKDEILELYLNKIYLGYRAYGVGAAAQVYFGKDVSQLTLSEMATIAGLPKAPSTFNPLYSHDRAVARRNVVLSRMLDEHYITQAQYDQARSEDLVANYHAPEISFSAPYLSEMVRQEMIKRYGENAYTDGYKVYTTVTKRLQLAAQESVRNNVLAYDMRHGYRGPSNVLWKVGEAAWDRKQIIDSLKNLPNYGPLAPAVITAANPQEATAMLADGSSIALPMATMRWARPYRSDTQQGPTPKRVTDVVQAGQQVWVRKVNEAWWLSQVPDVNSALVSINPNDGAVKALVGGFDFNQSKFNRVTQALRQVGSNIKPFLYTAAMDKGLTLATILNDLPITRWDAGAGTDWRPKNSPPTYDGPIRLRQGLGQSKNVVMVRAMRAMGVDYAAEYLQRFGFPAQNIVHTESLALGSASFTPMQLVRGYAVLANGGYLVDPYFITKIEDDNGNTVFEAKPKVVCSSCNLPVIYGDTRRSAVLSDDNIENVATSQEGNNSTVPMPQLEQVTPAQVQQDGDQQYAPHVISTQLAFLIHDALNSNIFGEPGWMGTAWRAGRDLKRHDIGGKTGTTNSSKDAWFSGYGPDTVTSVWIGFDDHRRDLGRSTVSGAIPDQISGGEGGAKSAQPAWDDFMKTALEGIPEQKVTPPPGIISVTIDKSSGKLSGGGGGSRSEYFIEGTQPTDYPSRDTGTTLTDPGGESHELF